The following nucleotide sequence is from Verrucomicrobiia bacterium.
CGCAGAAGCAGCCCCTGAAGCCGCGGCAGCGCAACGGCCGGACCTGGTGTTTGATGATTTTGAGCGGGAGACACATGAGGGGTGGACGGTGGGCGGGACCGCTTTCGGCCCGGGGCCGGTAAGCCAGGCGCAGGTGCCGGAGTACCAGGGCAAGCTGGGTTTTCATGGCCAGCGCGGCATCAATTCCCACGCGGCCGCCCCGGCCAATGATGTGGGGGGACGGGATGCGCACAAGGGCACGCTGACGAGCCGCGCCTTTGTGATTGAGCGCAACTATATCCACTTTCTCATTGGCGGCGGGGCCCACGCCGGGCGCACCTGCCTGAATCTGCTGGTGGATGGGCAAGTGGTGTTGTCGGCCACCGGTCATGCCGGCAATGATTTGCGCCTGAAATGGTGGGATGTGCGGCCGTGGCTGGGACGGCCGGCGCGCCTGCAAATCGTGGACGACGAATCGGGGCCGTGGGGCAACGTGGGGGTGGATTATATTGTTTTCAGCGACGCGCCGCCCCCGCCCCCGGGGCCGCTGGAGGAGGCGCCTGATTATGGCACGATGGCCCTGGCGTTGCTGCCGCCGGACGGCGCGGGAAAAATGCCGGCGGGGGATCGCGGCAACGCCGTGCTGCCCGAGCCCGGCGTGCCGGCGGGTTTGTTTACCGCCCCTGCCCCGATGGCGGAGGCGGTGCGGCCGGCGGAGCAGAAGTTGTGGGGCGCCCTGACACGGCGGCTTACCCTGGCGGCGGGGGCTTCGGCCACGGTGACCTTTGTCATAAGCTGGCATTTCCCGAATCTGAAGATGGATCGGCTGCCGCCGGGGCGATATTATGGGCGGCGATTCCGCTCGGCGCTGGCCGTGGCGGAGCACGTGGCGGCCCACTTTGGCGCGTTACATGCCCAAACCCGGTTGTGGCATGACACGTGGTATGACTCGACGCTGCCCTACTGGTTTTTGGACCGCACTTTTCTGAACATTTCCACCCTGGCCACCTCCACCTGCCATCGGTTGGGCAACGGCCGGTTCTGGGGATGGGAGGGCGTGGGCTGCTGTCATGGCACATGCACGCATGTGTGGAATTATGCCCAGGCCGTGGCCCGGCTTTTCCCGGAGCTGGAGCGCGACACGCGGGAGCGGGTGGACTTTGGGCTGGCGTTGCAAAAGGACGGCGCCATTTTCTTCCGGGCCGAGCATAATAATTATCCGGCGGTGGATGGGCAGGCGGGGACGATTCTGCGCGCCCTGCGCGAGCATCAGATGGGCGCCGATGACGGCTGGTTGCGGCGGAACTGGCCGGGCATCAAACGCGCCACCCAGTGGCTCATCCGCAAGGACGAGGACGGCGACGGCTTGATTACCTCCAATCAGCACAACACCCTGGATACGGATTGGTACGGGGCGGTGGCGTGGCTCAGCGGCGTGTATCTGGCCGCCCTGCGGGCGGCGGAGGCAATGGCCGGCGAGGTGGGCGATGAGGCTTTTGCGCGGGAATGCCGGGAGATTTTTGAGCGGGGGCGGAGAAACCTTGTGAGCCGTCTGTTTGATGGCGAGTACTTCATCAACCAACCGGATCCCCAACATCTGGACGCCATCAATTCCGGGAGCGGCTGTCACATTGATCAGGTGCTGGGACAGAGCTGGGCCTGGCAGATGGGGCTGGGCCGGGTGCTTCCGGAGGCGGAGACCCGCAGCGCGTTGCGCGCGCTCTGGCGCTACAACTTCACGCCGGATGTCGGCCCCTACCGCGAGGTGTATCGTCCGGGCCGCTGGTACGCCATGCCGGGCGAAGGGGGGCTGTTGATGTGCACCTTTCCGCGCACCGACTGGGATTATCCCCAGGCCCGCGGCAAAGGGGCCGAATGGGCGGCCGGGTATTTCAACGAGTGCATGAACGGTTTTGAGTATCAGGTGGCCGGGCACATGCTGGCCGAGGGGATGGTGATGGAAGGCCTGGCCATCACGCGCATGATCCATGATCGCTACCATCCGCTGCGGCGCAATCCGTGGAATGAGGTGGAGTGCGGCGATCATTATGCGCGCTCGATGGCCAGTTACGGCGTATTTCTGATGGCCGCCGGTTACGAGCACCATGGGCCGCGCGGCCACCTGGGCTTTTCTCCGCGTCTCACCCCCGAGCATTTCAAGAGTGCCTTCACCACGGCCGAGGGGTGGGGCACGTACGCGCAGCAACAGGAGGGCGGGAATATGCGGGCGGAAGTGGCCTTGAAATGGGGGCGTTTGCGGCTGGCCTCGCTGAAACTCGCCCCTAAAGCCCGGCCGGCGCGCGTGCGGGTCATGCTGGGACAACAAGGGGTGGCGGCAGGGGTGGATTATGTCGAGGGCGCCCTGCTCCTGCGCTTCTCCCCTGCCCTGACTTTGAAGGCGGGTGAGACGCTGCAGGTGGTGCTGGAAGGCTGAGCCGCGCAAGACGCTTGCGCGCGGCGCTGATTCATCTGGTCTGGCGCTGGGCAGGAGCGGGTGGGCGGCGGGCATGGATGCACCGTTTCGTTGCCTTTTCAAAGGGTGTTCGTCATGCTTGCCGCATGAAGTCTGCATTGGCCCTTTTGACGCTGGCCCTCATTGTTCCCGCCTCAGCGGAGGATTGGTTGGCGCCTTACTGCGTCGTGTGGGACTCGCCCAGCACCAATCATCACGGGTCCATGCCTCTGGGCAACGGCGAAGTGGCGGCCAACGCCTGGGTTACCGCCGCCGGGGAGTTGCACCTCTATTTGGCCCGGACGGATGCCTGGGATGACTACGGCCGGCTGGTCAAGGTGGGCAAGGTGCGGCTGCGCATCACGCCCAACCCGTTTGCTCCCGGCACGGCCTTCCGCCAAACCTTGAATCTGCGCGACGCCACGCTGCGGGTGGAGGCAGGCGAGGGGGCGACGCGCAGCCAGCTTCGCGTATGGGTGGATGCGCATCATCCGGTGGTGCACGTGACCCTGGAAAGCCAAACGCCGCGGGAGGTGGCCGTGCTGGCCGAGTTGTGGCGCACGCAGGCGATGGAGGTGGCCACCACGGAGATCAGCGATGTGCTCATGAATCGCAAAGATGCGGCGGGGCGGCAGGAGCGGATGCTGATTGAGCCGGACGTGGTGTTGGAAAACCACCCCGACGGGATGGGGTGGTATCACCACAACCGCAAGTCGGTCGGGCCGGCCTTGATGGCTGAGATTCAGGGGCTGAAAGATTTTCCGCAGCCGGATCCCTTGTTGCACCGCACCTTCGGCGCCCTGGTGGTGAGTCCCACGGCGCAACGGCTGAATGATGGGCAGCTTCGCGCACCCCCTGCGGAGAAGCATCGTTTCAGCCTGTTCGTCACCGCCCGGCATCCCGCCACACCAGCGGAATGGCTGGCCGACACGGAAGCCGCCATTCGGCGGTTTGCAGCCGCTCCCTTTGCCGCCCGCCGGGCCGCTCATGAAGCGTGGTGGAATGAGTTTTGGGAGCGGAGTTGGATCCGTGCCAGCCAAAGCGCTGGCGCTACGACGGCCGCCACGCCGCTGGCCCCCACCAACCGGCATCCGCTGCGCGTGGGGTGGGATTCGGGCGGCGGCAACCGTTACCGGGGTGAACTGGGCCGGGTCAGTGTATTGCGCGCAGCTTTGGATGACGGGGCCATTGCGGCCCTGGCCGCGACGGGGCCGCAACAGCCGCTGCCGGCGGGCATGCCGGCGCTTTTCACCGCCACGCAGGCCGTGCTACAGGCCGTGGCCGGCTCCGATGCCTGGAACTGGCCGGCCAGTTTTACGGTGGAAGCGTGGGTGCGGCCCGAGAAACTGCCTGGGGGTGGCGCGCGCGTGCTGGACAAGCTCACCGCCGGCCAGCGGGACGGCTTTTTGTTGGATACGTACCCCGGCAACAGCCTGCGGTTCATTGTGGGCGAGCATGAACTGACGCGTGCCCAGGCGGTGCCCGCCGGGCAGTGGACGCATATTGCCGGGGTGGCGGATGCCGTGGCCGGGGGGTGCCGGCTTTATGTCAACGGGCGGCTGGTGGCCAGCGATGCGGGCGCCATCCTCAAAGATGAAGCGGCCTACGTCAGCCAGATGTATCATTTGCAGCGCTTCATCACCGCCTGCGCGGGGCGCGGCCATTACCCCATCAAATTCAACGGGTCGCTCTTCACCGTGCCGCCCGGCCCGACGGAACAGGATCCCGACTACCGCCGCTGGGGGCCCGGGTATTGGTGGCAAAACACGCGGCTGCCTTATTTGTCGCTGTGCACGTCCGGGGATTTTGATTTGCTGCAGCCGCTGTTCCGCATGTATGCCCAGGAGCTGTTGCCCCTGTGCAAGTACCGCACGCAGCGCTACTGCGGCCATGCGGGGGCGTTTTATCCCGAGTGCCTCATGTTCTGGGGCGCCATTTTCAGCGAGACCTACGGCTGGACGCCCTTTGAACAACGCCGGGACAAGCTGCAGGAAAGCGGCTGGCACAAGTACGAGTGGCTGTGCGGCCTGGAGGTGGGCTGGATGTTGATGGATTACTACGAGCACACGCTGGACCGCAAATTTTTGGAGAATACCGTGCTGCCGTTGGTGCGGGAGGTGCTCACGTTCTTTGACCGGCATTATCCCACCAACGCCGCCGGCCAACTGGTGATGGCCCCCTCCCAGGCGGCGGAAACGTGGTGGCGTTGCACCAACGCCGTGACCGAACTTTCCGGCTGCATCGCGCTCACCGAACGGATGCTGGCGTTGCCGGCGGGTCTGGCGCCGGCCGCGGACCGCCGTTTCTGGCAACAATTTCGCGCCAAGCTGCCGCCCATTCCGACGCGGGAAATCCGGGGGCGGAAAGCTCTCGCGCCGGCCGAATTTTTCGCCGACAAACGCAACGTGGAGAATCCCGAGTTGTATCCCGTGTTTCCCTTCCGACTGTTTGCGTTTAATCGTCCGAATGCGGACTGGGCGGTGGCCGCGCTGGAACACCGCGAGGACAAGGGGCATTTTGGCTGGCGGCAGGATGACATTTTCATGGCTTATCTGGGACTGACCGAGGATGCCCGCAAGGGCCTCGTGGCCCGGGCCCGGCGCTGGGATCGCAACGAGCGTTTTCCGGCCTTTTGGGGGCCGAATTATGATTGGACGCCCGATCAGGATCATGGAGGCGTTCTCATGAAAACATTGCAGGCGATGCTGCTGCAAAGCGATGGCCCCCGCATTTACCTCTTCCCGGCCTGGCCCAAGGCCTGGAATGTGGACTTCAAACTGCACGCGCCCCAACAAACGATCCTGACAGGGACGTACCGCGAGGGCCGGCTAACCTCCCTGCAGGTGATGCCTGCGCGGCGCAAGGCCGAGGTGACAATTATGACTCCTTGAGCGGGTTTGCGTGCGGGTTTTAATGCCCCCACGATGAACCGGTTTTGGCCATCAGCCTCGGCAATCTCTGGGGCCTTAACATTCCCGGCTGTACACGCGATAGACTTTGTACACTTCGCCCCCGAAGAGTTCGATGACGCGCTTGACGGGCTCGTTGTCCTCCAGCACCCACGAGGCCTCGACATGCCGGAAACCGGCGCGGAAACCGGTACGCAGGCCGTGGCACAACATGGCCGCCTCCACGCCGCGGCCGCGGTATTTCTTTTTCACCCCCAGCGTGATGACGCGGACGATGTCGGTGGTTTTCCAGTGCAGCAGATACGGCAGGGCCTTGAACAGACCGGGAGACAACAGCCGGCCGCCCAGAGGCAGGAAGGCCTGGTTGTAGTCCGGGGAGGCCAGCAGGAAGCCCACGGTTTCCTGCGGCGTTTCCATCAGGTAGGCCAGCCCCTCAAAGAGGAGGGGCTTCAGGCGTTTGGCCATGAATTGAATTTCCGCCGGGGTCATGGGGACGAAACCCCAGTTGGCCTCCCAGGCCTCGTTGTACACCTCGGTGACCTTGCGAATGTCCTCCGCGAGTGTCTTTTTGCGGATGGGACGGAGGCACATGTCAGGCTCGCGTTTGGCAAACTTGGCGGCGATGCGTTCGAAGCGCTCCATGGGCGTGTTGGCCAGGTCAAAGAAAAAGGCCAACAAGTCTTTGGCCTTGGAAAAACCGGCCTGCTCGATCAGCCGCGGATAGTACGGCGGATTGTACGTCATCATGAAGACGGGCGGGCGGTCGAACCCCTGCACCAGGAGGCCGCACTCGTCATTGGTGCTGGGGTTCATGGGGCCGAGGAGGCGCCGGGCGTTCTGCTGGCGGGCCCAGGCTGTGGCCGCCTCGAAGAGCGCGCCGCTCACGGAGGGGTCGTTCACGCATTCAAAAAAACCCCAAAAGGCCGCGGGGTCTTTTTGAAACTGCACGTAATGCTCATCATAAATGGCAGCCACGCGCCCCACGGGCCGGCCGTCCCGCTCCGCCAGCCACAACTGCATCCGGGCATGTTGGAAAAAAGGGTTGTCATCCGAGAAGAGCTGCCGCTGGTCCAACAGCAAGGGGGCCACCCAGTGGGGGTCGCCCCGGTAAATGGGGTAAGCGGCCTGGAGAAAGCGGTGGATGTCCCCGGCCGTTCTTGCCAGCGGGATGATTTTCATGGGCATAAAAAATCGGGCAGACCCCGCCGGTCTGCCCGTGCGGTGCCATTAATTGGTGGCCGCTGCGGGGGGCGCATTGGTGGCGCCGCCGTTGGATTCGGGGGCCTTGATGACGAGCATTTCATGCCGCGGCTTGATTAACGGCTCCACCGACCACTTGGAGATCAGGTAGTCCCATTTCTCAAATTGTTTTTCCTTTTCGTACTTGTCCTGCAACTTTTTGAGGTTGTCTTTGAACTCCTTATCCAGGCGCTCCTTGTCCTCCGGCTTTTCGTCCTTGCCGGGCGCGCGCTCTTTTTGGGCCGGGGTATAGGCCACGGCGAAGCTCATGGGGTAGTTGTTGCCGTCGGCGGTCGGTTTGCCAAACTTCAAGGTGTAGGTGAAGCCGTCAAAGGTTTCCATGATGACGGTTTGCGGGTCATTCAAACCGGTTTCCTCCGGTTTGGCCCCTTTCTCCAGCACATCAGCGAAAGAGGGAAAGGCCAGGGAAGAAGCGGCGCTGGAGGCCTTGACGGTGTCCAGGGTTTCATTGGTGGCCAGATTGCTCATCTTCCACTCGGCGGTTTCATTGTCGCGCGCGATTTTCCAGGAATGGCTGGCGTTGGTGGAGACGAAGGAGATGGCCTTGACCTTCTCCACCTTGAAAAACTCGCGGTCCAGCCAGGACTCCGGCTTGGGCTCGACGTTGCTGAAGACCTCCTTGACGAGGCACACGCTGGCGAGGTCGCCGGCGATCATCAAGTACCGTCCCTCCGGCCATTCGCCGCCGCCCATGGGGCCGGCGCCGGGGTTTTTGCGCAGGTACTTTTTGCCCAGCAACAAAGTGGAGAGCAGCTTGCCGTCCTTGTTTTTGAACTCCACCCGCGTGGCGGCGTTGGTGCCTTTGTCGGGGTCCAGCAATTCAAAGCGGCCAAGCTGGCTCTGGCCCACCTCGATGGGGTCGCCGGGTTTCAGATCGGCCAGCTTGCGCAGGAAATCGGAGATCTCGGAGAAACTGGCCGGGAAATTGGCCCGTTGGCGCACCACCCAGCGGCCCTCCGCCTTGGCCAGCACCAATTCATTGGTGCCGGCGCGGATGCGGATTTCGGCAATGTCATTGACCGGGAAGTTGGGGAGATAGGCCTCCCGGGTGCGGGTGGAGGCCTTCCATTGGTTTTGATTGGACCGATACAAAGCCCAGCCGGCCACCCCGAGGATCAGGCCGGCGATTACGAGGAGGAGAAGTTGTTTGCGATTCATTTGGCAGCAGTGCGTTTACGATTGACCAAAGCGTAACCCAGACCAAAGAGGGTCACCACCAGCGGCATGGCGCCGAGGTTGATGACCTTCAGGCGCGTCTCCAGGGCTTCCTCTTCGCGGCGCAGCGCCTTGCTCAGCTCCTTGATGCGCCGGTTGGTTTCCGCCTGCGCCTTGCGGTATTTCTCCAGCTCGGCCTTCTGCTCCGGCGAGAGGACGAAGCGCTGGTTGGCGTCTTTTTGGGCCTGCAATTCGTTGAGCTTGCGCTGGATTTCCTGGCGCTCCTGCTCAAACTTTTGCAGTTGCCCCTGCAAATCCCGCGCCGCCCGCGCGCGCATCTCGCGGATGACGGTGAAGTTGCGGGACTTGGTAGCGCGGCTGCGGGAGTTGATGAGCGCGCTGTCGCCGGTGAACAGCTCCAGCGCGTTTTGCAGGAAGGAAAGGTTGCCGCTGTAGATCATCACGATCTTCTGATTGCCGATGGGCTGGACCTGGGCGTAGAAGGTCTCGTGCAGCAGGTCGGCGTCGGCCACCAGAATGACACTGGTCGGCTCCTTGCTTTCCTTGAGAAACTCGGGCTCCTTCTCGTCCTTTTTCTTTTCCTTGTCGTCGTCCT
It contains:
- a CDS encoding non-lysosomal glucosylceramidase, producing MAAVVPWQAMAGPFTRPDFEKLVPADKKLSPEWVRSLFERGTRTVYRGAELEKIGMPIGGLCAGQVYLGGDGRLWHWDIFNQAIGTGAEHYARPLRPQSPLEQGFALLVTSGGQTQVRRLDNGGWREIEFTGEYPIGQVTYRDAEAPVMVQLEAFSPFIPLNVEESSLPATVMRFTVVNRTRQRVEAELAGWLENAVGLYSAPRHRLQRRNRIVRRPGLLALVCSAEAAPEAAAAQRPDLVFDDFERETHEGWTVGGTAFGPGPVSQAQVPEYQGKLGFHGQRGINSHAAAPANDVGGRDAHKGTLTSRAFVIERNYIHFLIGGGAHAGRTCLNLLVDGQVVLSATGHAGNDLRLKWWDVRPWLGRPARLQIVDDESGPWGNVGVDYIVFSDAPPPPPGPLEEAPDYGTMALALLPPDGAGKMPAGDRGNAVLPEPGVPAGLFTAPAPMAEAVRPAEQKLWGALTRRLTLAAGASATVTFVISWHFPNLKMDRLPPGRYYGRRFRSALAVAEHVAAHFGALHAQTRLWHDTWYDSTLPYWFLDRTFLNISTLATSTCHRLGNGRFWGWEGVGCCHGTCTHVWNYAQAVARLFPELERDTRERVDFGLALQKDGAIFFRAEHNNYPAVDGQAGTILRALREHQMGADDGWLRRNWPGIKRATQWLIRKDEDGDGLITSNQHNTLDTDWYGAVAWLSGVYLAALRAAEAMAGEVGDEAFARECREIFERGRRNLVSRLFDGEYFINQPDPQHLDAINSGSGCHIDQVLGQSWAWQMGLGRVLPEAETRSALRALWRYNFTPDVGPYREVYRPGRWYAMPGEGGLLMCTFPRTDWDYPQARGKGAEWAAGYFNECMNGFEYQVAGHMLAEGMVMEGLAITRMIHDRYHPLRRNPWNEVECGDHYARSMASYGVFLMAAGYEHHGPRGHLGFSPRLTPEHFKSAFTTAEGWGTYAQQQEGGNMRAEVALKWGRLRLASLKLAPKARPARVRVMLGQQGVAAGVDYVEGALLLRFSPALTLKAGETLQVVLEG
- a CDS encoding DUF5703 domain-containing protein; amino-acid sequence: MKSALALLTLALIVPASAEDWLAPYCVVWDSPSTNHHGSMPLGNGEVAANAWVTAAGELHLYLARTDAWDDYGRLVKVGKVRLRITPNPFAPGTAFRQTLNLRDATLRVEAGEGATRSQLRVWVDAHHPVVHVTLESQTPREVAVLAELWRTQAMEVATTEISDVLMNRKDAAGRQERMLIEPDVVLENHPDGMGWYHHNRKSVGPALMAEIQGLKDFPQPDPLLHRTFGALVVSPTAQRLNDGQLRAPPAEKHRFSLFVTARHPATPAEWLADTEAAIRRFAAAPFAARRAAHEAWWNEFWERSWIRASQSAGATTAATPLAPTNRHPLRVGWDSGGGNRYRGELGRVSVLRAALDDGAIAALAATGPQQPLPAGMPALFTATQAVLQAVAGSDAWNWPASFTVEAWVRPEKLPGGGARVLDKLTAGQRDGFLLDTYPGNSLRFIVGEHELTRAQAVPAGQWTHIAGVADAVAGGCRLYVNGRLVASDAGAILKDEAAYVSQMYHLQRFITACAGRGHYPIKFNGSLFTVPPGPTEQDPDYRRWGPGYWWQNTRLPYLSLCTSGDFDLLQPLFRMYAQELLPLCKYRTQRYCGHAGAFYPECLMFWGAIFSETYGWTPFEQRRDKLQESGWHKYEWLCGLEVGWMLMDYYEHTLDRKFLENTVLPLVREVLTFFDRHYPTNAAGQLVMAPSQAAETWWRCTNAVTELSGCIALTERMLALPAGLAPAADRRFWQQFRAKLPPIPTREIRGRKALAPAEFFADKRNVENPELYPVFPFRLFAFNRPNADWAVAALEHREDKGHFGWRQDDIFMAYLGLTEDARKGLVARARRWDRNERFPAFWGPNYDWTPDQDHGGVLMKTLQAMLLQSDGPRIYLFPAWPKAWNVDFKLHAPQQTILTGTYREGRLTSLQVMPARRKAEVTIMTP
- a CDS encoding N-acetyltransferase, producing MKIIPLARTAGDIHRFLQAAYPIYRGDPHWVAPLLLDQRQLFSDDNPFFQHARMQLWLAERDGRPVGRVAAIYDEHYVQFQKDPAAFWGFFECVNDPSVSGALFEAATAWARQQNARRLLGPMNPSTNDECGLLVQGFDRPPVFMMTYNPPYYPRLIEQAGFSKAKDLLAFFFDLANTPMERFERIAAKFAKREPDMCLRPIRKKTLAEDIRKVTEVYNEAWEANWGFVPMTPAEIQFMAKRLKPLLFEGLAYLMETPQETVGFLLASPDYNQAFLPLGGRLLSPGLFKALPYLLHWKTTDIVRVITLGVKKKYRGRGVEAAMLCHGLRTGFRAGFRHVEASWVLEDNEPVKRVIELFGGEVYKVYRVYSREC
- a CDS encoding DUF4340 domain-containing protein; the encoded protein is MNRKQLLLLVIAGLILGVAGWALYRSNQNQWKASTRTREAYLPNFPVNDIAEIRIRAGTNELVLAKAEGRWVVRQRANFPASFSEISDFLRKLADLKPGDPIEVGQSQLGRFELLDPDKGTNAATRVEFKNKDGKLLSTLLLGKKYLRKNPGAGPMGGGEWPEGRYLMIAGDLASVCLVKEVFSNVEPKPESWLDREFFKVEKVKAISFVSTNASHSWKIARDNETAEWKMSNLATNETLDTVKASSAASSLAFPSFADVLEKGAKPEETGLNDPQTVIMETFDGFTYTLKFGKPTADGNNYPMSFAVAYTPAQKERAPGKDEKPEDKERLDKEFKDNLKKLQDKYEKEKQFEKWDYLISKWSVEPLIKPRHEMLVIKAPESNGGATNAPPAAATN